In Rattus norvegicus strain BN/NHsdMcwi chromosome 3, GRCr8, whole genome shotgun sequence, a genomic segment contains:
- the Afg2b gene encoding ATPase family gene 2 protein homolog B isoform X1, with amino-acid sequence MAPDSGPFPDGQFLKLLPVDPRDRGTQRCRLGPAAFRSLGVRLGSPMRISLPAGGCCLCTAWPRRDGADGFVQLDLQCASPGAAAAAGRISMDRLQPVSCPPLRRLEVWPVLRPQAGAPSSDAVLEVSQELLRNRPVSRGHVVATPPGIPGPVAALHVVSGTPDPEPAGRVTPHTRITLSDKPPPQVEPPGEVTLGGLSETADSLRELLRLPLCYPLALAALGLAVPRGVLLAGPPGVGKTQLVRAVAREAGAELLAVSAPALQGTRPGETEENVRRVFQRAQELASRGPSLLFLDEVDALCPRRGGPQRAPESRVVAQVLTLLDGIHGDREVVVVGATNRPDELDPALRRPGRFDREVIIGTPTLKQREAILGVITSKMPISSHIDLGLLAEMTVGYVGADLTALCREAATCALLKNEKNQNNPKIEETDFLEAFKKVQPSSFRSSIGLTDIRPVGWEQIGGLEDVKLKLKQCVEWPLKFPQEFARMGLTQPKGLLLYGPPGCAKTTLVRALATSCHCSFVSVCGADLFSPFVGDSEKVLSQVFRQARANTPALVFLDEIDSVLGSRSVGSSGCDARERVLSVLLNELDGVGVRTVERRGSKASQQECQEILSRSVMIVVATNRPDVLDDALLRPGRLDKMVYVPPPDREGRLSILKVCTNNMPIGLNVSLENLAAETCYFSGADLRNLCKEVSCSVCSARKWTGSDHSGTGALHRSTQDCEAVLNSERPDFLRKLI; translated from the exons ATGGCTCCGGACTCCGGGCCCTTCCCCGACGGACAATTTTTGaagctgctgcctgtggatccccgGGACCGGGGCACCCAGCGCTGCCGCCTAGGACCGGCCGCCTTCCGCAGCCTGGGCGTGCGCCTGGGCTCGCCGATGAGGATCTCGTTGCCCGCCGGGGGCTGCTGCCTCTGCACAGCTTGGCCACGGCGCGACGGGGCGGACGGCTTTGTGCAGTTAGACTTGCAGTGCGCTAGCCCCGGAGCCGCGGCAGCTGCGGGGAGGATCAGTATGGACCGCTTGCAACCGGTGTCCTGTCCGCCCCTGCGGCGCCTAGAGGTGTGGCCCGTGCTGCGGCCGCAGGCGGGAGCCCCGAGTTCCGACGCGGTGCTGGAGGTATCGCAGGAGCTGCTGCGCAACCGGCCGGTGTCGCGAGGACACGTGGTGGCCACCCCTCCCGGTATCCCGGGCCCTGTAGCAGCTCTGCACGTGGTGAGCGGGACACCGGACCCAGAGCCCGCCGGGCGGGTCACACCGCACACCCGCATCACGCTCAGCGACAAACCTCCGCCACAGGTCGAGCCTCCGGGGGAGGTGACCCTTGGGGGCCTGTCGGAGACGGCCGACTCCCTAAGGGAGCTGCTCCGCCTGCCGCTGTGTTATCCGCTCGCCTTAGCCGCACTGGGGCTGGCGGTGCCCCGCGGGGTGCTCCTGGCGGGACCCCCGGGAGTGGGCAAGACCCAGTTAGTGCGGGCCGTGGCGCGAGAGGCGGGCGCCGAGCTGCTGGCGGTGAGCGCCCCGGCGCTGCAGGGCACTCGGCCCGGAGAGACCGAGGAGAATGTGCGGCGCGTCTTCCAGCGCGCCCAGGAGCTGGCCAGCCGCGGGCCCAGCCTCCTCTTCCTGGACGAGGTGGACGCCCTGTGTCCCCGGAGAGGCGGCCCCCAGCGAGCTCCCGAGAGCCGCGTGGTGGCCCAGGTGTTGACGCTGCTGGACGGTATCCACGGGGACCGGGAGGTTGTGGTCGTGGGAGCCACCAACCGGCCAGACGAGTTAGACCCAGCGCTTCGCAGGCCGGGGAGGTTTGACAGAGAG GTGATCATTGGAACTCCCACACTTAAACAGAGAGAGGCAATTCTGGGAGTGATTACTTCAAAGATGCCCATCTCCAGTCATATCGATTTAGGCCTGCTGGCAGAAATGACAGTTGGCTATGTCGGTGCTGACCTGACAGCACTCTGTAGGGAGGCTGCCACGTGTGCTCTTCTCAAGAATGAAAAG AACCAAAACAATCCTAAAATTGAGGAAACAGATTTTCTTGAAGCTTTTAAAAAGGTTCAGCCCTCATCATTTCGGAGTTCCATCGGACTGACAGACATCAGGCCTGTTGGCTGGGAGCAGATAGGGGGACTTGAAGATGTGAAGCTGAAGTTAAAGCAG TGTGTTGAGTGGCCTCTGAAGTTCCCTCAGGAGTTTGCTAGGATGGGTCTGACACAGCCAAAGGGCCTTCTCCTGTATGGTCCCCCTGGATGTGCCAAAACCACTCTGGTGAGGGCCCTGGCCACAAGCTGCCACTGCTCCTTCGTGTCAGTATGCGGGGCtgacctcttctctccttttgttggagacTCAGAAAAAGTCTTGTCTCAG GTATTTCGACAAGCAAGAGCCAATACCCCAGCGCTTGTGTTTTTGGATGAAATTGACTCAGTCTTGGGGTCTCGCTCAGTCGGCTCCTCGGGATGTGATGCTCGGGAGAGAGTTCTTTCAGTTCTGCTGAACGAGCTCGATGGTGTGGGAGTTAGGACGGTAGAGAGAAGAGGGAGTAAAGCAAGCCAACAGG AGTGTCAAGAAATTCTTAGTCGGAGTGTCATGATTGTTGTGGCGACAAACAGGCCTGATGTGTTAGACGATGCCTTGTTACGACCTGGCAGATTAGATAAGATGGTCTATGTCCCCCCTCCTGATCGAGAG GGCAGGCTTTCTATTTTAAAAGTCTGTACAAACAACATGCCAATAGGGCTCaatgtttctctagagaacctgGCAGCAGAAACCTGTTATTTCTCTGGAGCTGATCTGAGAAACCTCTGCAAAGAAGTGA GCTGCTCTGTTTGCTCTGCAAGAAAATGGACTGGAAGCGACCACAGTGGAACAGGAGCACTTCACAGAAGCACTCAAGACTGTGAAGCCGTCCTTAACTCTGAAAGACCTGACTTTCTAcgaaaacttatttaa
- the Afg2b gene encoding ATPase family gene 2 protein homolog B, whose amino-acid sequence MAPDSGPFPDGQFLKLLPVDPRDRGTQRCRLGPAAFRSLGVRLGSPMRISLPAGGCCLCTAWPRRDGADGFVQLDLQCASPGAAAAAGRISMDRLQPVSCPPLRRLEVWPVLRPQAGAPSSDAVLEVSQELLRNRPVSRGHVVATPPGIPGPVAALHVVSGTPDPEPAGRVTPHTRITLSDKPPPQVEPPGEVTLGGLSETADSLRELLRLPLCYPLALAALGLAVPRGVLLAGPPGVGKTQLVRAVAREAGAELLAVSAPALQGTRPGETEENVRRVFQRAQELASRGPSLLFLDEVDALCPRRGGPQRAPESRVVAQVLTLLDGIHGDREVVVVGATNRPDELDPALRRPGRFDREVIIGTPTLKQREAILGVITSKMPISSHIDLGLLAEMTVGYVGADLTALCREAATCALLKNEKNQNNPKIEETDFLEAFKKVQPSSFRSSIGLTDIRPVGWEQIGGLEDVKLKLKQCVEWPLKFPQEFARMGLTQPKGLLLYGPPGCAKTTLVRALATSCHCSFVSVCGADLFSPFVGDSEKVLSQVFRQARANTPALVFLDEIDSVLGSRSVGSSGCDARERVLSVLLNELDGVGVRTVERRGSKASQQECQEILSRSVMIVVATNRPDVLDDALLRPGRLDKMVYVPPPDREGRLSILKVCTNNMPIGLNVSLENLAAETCYFSGADLRNLCKEAALFALQENGLEATTVEQEHFTEALKTVKPSLTLKDLTFYENLFKKELSNLEDH is encoded by the exons ATGGCTCCGGACTCCGGGCCCTTCCCCGACGGACAATTTTTGaagctgctgcctgtggatccccgGGACCGGGGCACCCAGCGCTGCCGCCTAGGACCGGCCGCCTTCCGCAGCCTGGGCGTGCGCCTGGGCTCGCCGATGAGGATCTCGTTGCCCGCCGGGGGCTGCTGCCTCTGCACAGCTTGGCCACGGCGCGACGGGGCGGACGGCTTTGTGCAGTTAGACTTGCAGTGCGCTAGCCCCGGAGCCGCGGCAGCTGCGGGGAGGATCAGTATGGACCGCTTGCAACCGGTGTCCTGTCCGCCCCTGCGGCGCCTAGAGGTGTGGCCCGTGCTGCGGCCGCAGGCGGGAGCCCCGAGTTCCGACGCGGTGCTGGAGGTATCGCAGGAGCTGCTGCGCAACCGGCCGGTGTCGCGAGGACACGTGGTGGCCACCCCTCCCGGTATCCCGGGCCCTGTAGCAGCTCTGCACGTGGTGAGCGGGACACCGGACCCAGAGCCCGCCGGGCGGGTCACACCGCACACCCGCATCACGCTCAGCGACAAACCTCCGCCACAGGTCGAGCCTCCGGGGGAGGTGACCCTTGGGGGCCTGTCGGAGACGGCCGACTCCCTAAGGGAGCTGCTCCGCCTGCCGCTGTGTTATCCGCTCGCCTTAGCCGCACTGGGGCTGGCGGTGCCCCGCGGGGTGCTCCTGGCGGGACCCCCGGGAGTGGGCAAGACCCAGTTAGTGCGGGCCGTGGCGCGAGAGGCGGGCGCCGAGCTGCTGGCGGTGAGCGCCCCGGCGCTGCAGGGCACTCGGCCCGGAGAGACCGAGGAGAATGTGCGGCGCGTCTTCCAGCGCGCCCAGGAGCTGGCCAGCCGCGGGCCCAGCCTCCTCTTCCTGGACGAGGTGGACGCCCTGTGTCCCCGGAGAGGCGGCCCCCAGCGAGCTCCCGAGAGCCGCGTGGTGGCCCAGGTGTTGACGCTGCTGGACGGTATCCACGGGGACCGGGAGGTTGTGGTCGTGGGAGCCACCAACCGGCCAGACGAGTTAGACCCAGCGCTTCGCAGGCCGGGGAGGTTTGACAGAGAG GTGATCATTGGAACTCCCACACTTAAACAGAGAGAGGCAATTCTGGGAGTGATTACTTCAAAGATGCCCATCTCCAGTCATATCGATTTAGGCCTGCTGGCAGAAATGACAGTTGGCTATGTCGGTGCTGACCTGACAGCACTCTGTAGGGAGGCTGCCACGTGTGCTCTTCTCAAGAATGAAAAG AACCAAAACAATCCTAAAATTGAGGAAACAGATTTTCTTGAAGCTTTTAAAAAGGTTCAGCCCTCATCATTTCGGAGTTCCATCGGACTGACAGACATCAGGCCTGTTGGCTGGGAGCAGATAGGGGGACTTGAAGATGTGAAGCTGAAGTTAAAGCAG TGTGTTGAGTGGCCTCTGAAGTTCCCTCAGGAGTTTGCTAGGATGGGTCTGACACAGCCAAAGGGCCTTCTCCTGTATGGTCCCCCTGGATGTGCCAAAACCACTCTGGTGAGGGCCCTGGCCACAAGCTGCCACTGCTCCTTCGTGTCAGTATGCGGGGCtgacctcttctctccttttgttggagacTCAGAAAAAGTCTTGTCTCAG GTATTTCGACAAGCAAGAGCCAATACCCCAGCGCTTGTGTTTTTGGATGAAATTGACTCAGTCTTGGGGTCTCGCTCAGTCGGCTCCTCGGGATGTGATGCTCGGGAGAGAGTTCTTTCAGTTCTGCTGAACGAGCTCGATGGTGTGGGAGTTAGGACGGTAGAGAGAAGAGGGAGTAAAGCAAGCCAACAGG AGTGTCAAGAAATTCTTAGTCGGAGTGTCATGATTGTTGTGGCGACAAACAGGCCTGATGTGTTAGACGATGCCTTGTTACGACCTGGCAGATTAGATAAGATGGTCTATGTCCCCCCTCCTGATCGAGAG GGCAGGCTTTCTATTTTAAAAGTCTGTACAAACAACATGCCAATAGGGCTCaatgtttctctagagaacctgGCAGCAGAAACCTGTTATTTCTCTGGAGCTGATCTGAGAAACCTCTGCAAAGAA GCTGCTCTGTTTGCTCTGCAAGAAAATGGACTGGAAGCGACCACAGTGGAACAGGAGCACTTCACAGAAGCACTCAAGACTGTGAAGCCGTCCTTAACTCTGAAAGACCTGACTTTCTAcgaaaacttatttaaaaaagaactttCCAACTTGGAAGatcattaa